The following are from one region of the Staphylococcus argenteus genome:
- the fni gene encoding type 2 isopentenyl-diphosphate Delta-isomerase, whose amino-acid sequence MSDFQREQRKNEHVEIAMAQSDALHSDFDKMRFVHHSIPSINVEDINLTSQTPDLTMAYPIYINAMTGGSEWTKNINEKLAVVARETGLAMAVGSTHAALRNPRMAETFTIARETNPNGTIFSNVGADVPVDKALEAVELLEAQALQIHVNSPQELVMPEGNREFATWLDNIAEIVARVSVPVIVKEVGFGMSKELMHDLQQIGVKYVDVSGKGGTNFVDIENERRANKDMDYLSSWGQSTVESLLETTAYQGEISVLASGGLRTPLDAIKSLALGAKAVGMSRPFLNQVEKNGITHTVEYVESFIDHMKAIMTMLNAKTIDDLTQKQLVFSPELMSWIEQRGLNIHRG is encoded by the coding sequence ATGAGTGATTTTCAAAGAGAACAGAGAAAAAATGAGCACGTTGAAATAGCAATGGCACAATCTGATGCACTACATTCAGATTTTGATAAGATGCGCTTTGTACACCATTCAATTCCGTCAATCAATGTGGAAGATATCAATTTGACGTCACAAACACCTGATTTAACGATGGCATATCCGATATACATCAATGCAATGACGGGTGGTAGTGAGTGGACGAAAAATATCAATGAGAAATTAGCGGTTGTTGCGAGAGAAACTGGTTTGGCTATGGCAGTAGGATCTACTCATGCGGCATTAAGAAATCCACGCATGGCTGAAACATTTACAATAGCAAGAGAAACAAACCCAAATGGCACAATATTTAGTAATGTTGGTGCAGATGTGCCTGTAGATAAAGCGTTAGAAGCGGTAGAATTGCTAGAAGCACAAGCGTTACAGATTCATGTGAATTCGCCTCAAGAACTCGTCATGCCAGAAGGAAACCGCGAATTTGCGACTTGGCTAGATAATATAGCTGAGATTGTAGCACGTGTATCTGTTCCAGTTATAGTAAAAGAAGTTGGTTTTGGTATGAGTAAAGAGTTAATGCATGATCTACAACAAATTGGTGTTAAGTATGTTGATGTTAGTGGTAAAGGCGGTACTAATTTTGTAGATATTGAAAATGAACGTCGTGCTAATAAAGATATGGATTATTTATCTTCATGGGGACAATCTACAGTTGAATCATTACTTGAAACAACTGCTTACCAAGGTGAAATATCAGTATTAGCTAGCGGTGGTTTACGTACGCCACTTGACGCAATTAAAAGTTTAGCACTTGGTGCTAAAGCGGTAGGGATGTCACGTCCATTTTTAAATCAAGTTGAAAAGAATGGAATCACACATACAGTAGAGTATGTAGAATCGTTTATAGACCATATGAAAGCAATTATGACGATGTTAAATGCCAAAACCATAGATGATTTAACACAAAAACAGCTCGTGTTTAGTCCTGAATTAATGTCGTGGATTG
- a CDS encoding thioesterase family protein, whose product MVIIKQLFTHTQTVTTDLIDHNNHMHDANYNIIFSHVVNLFNYSHGMSLEERDHLKFTLFTLEEHTTYLSELSLDDIFTVTLYIYDYDYKRLHLFLTLTKEDDTLASTNEVMMMGINQQTRRSDAFPQSFFSQIEQYYKNQPTITWPKQLGHKIAIPHKGAL is encoded by the coding sequence CTGGTTATTATCAAACAACTTTTTACGCATACCCAAACTGTAACAACTGATTTAATTGATCACAACAACCATATGCATGATGCAAATTATAATATCATTTTCAGTCATGTTGTTAATCTATTTAACTACAGTCATGGCATGTCCTTAGAAGAACGTGATCATTTAAAATTTACTTTATTTACCTTAGAAGAGCATACAACTTATCTTTCAGAATTATCTCTTGACGATATATTTACTGTTACGCTGTACATATACGACTATGATTATAAACGTTTGCATTTATTTTTAACATTAACTAAAGAAGATGATACACTAGCATCAACAAATGAAGTCATGATGATGGGAATAAACCAACAAACACGTCGTTCTGACGCATTCCCACAATCATTTTTTTCACAAATCGAACAGTACTATAAAAATCAACCTACTATCACTTGGCCCAAACAATTGGGTCATAAAATAGCAATCCCACATAAAGGAGCATTATGA
- the corA gene encoding magnesium/cobalt transporter CorA, whose amino-acid sequence MALTIRYQTAHQTLRVVDRVEDVPKDATIIWYDFDVPNEKENEWFKAHFNFNDLEVDDAINGMPRAKYKSYKDYQYVVFHSIIGADYSPIALNIFIQDNILVTYHHQTLESLNKVVYKYMNTLDPELDCADIVILILDMMVDKYFNFVYSLEDSVYNFEDRHVDDRFNKMVMDSVFKLRSDLIKVKRVLFPMQELIDTMKQNGDLIIDDKHSLYIQHIDDHLIKQRNIIRTAQEMTNEIRENFESYTSFRMNNIMQVLTLVSVIFSPLTFIAGIYGMNFVNMPALRLHYGYYICLAVMFVIAVVLVIFFKRKKWF is encoded by the coding sequence ATGGCTTTAACAATACGGTATCAAACAGCACATCAAACATTAAGAGTTGTTGATCGTGTAGAAGATGTACCAAAAGATGCAACAATCATTTGGTATGACTTTGATGTACCGAATGAAAAAGAAAATGAATGGTTTAAAGCACACTTTAATTTTAATGATTTAGAAGTGGATGATGCAATCAATGGCATGCCACGTGCTAAGTATAAATCTTACAAAGATTATCAGTATGTTGTATTTCATAGTATTATTGGTGCAGACTATTCACCAATCGCGTTAAATATTTTTATACAAGACAATATATTAGTTACATATCATCATCAAACGTTAGAATCATTAAACAAAGTTGTCTATAAATATATGAATACATTAGATCCAGAATTGGATTGTGCAGATATAGTTATTTTAATCTTAGATATGATGGTGGATAAATATTTCAACTTTGTATACTCACTCGAAGATAGTGTGTACAATTTTGAAGACCGTCATGTTGATGATCGATTCAATAAAATGGTCATGGATAGTGTATTTAAATTACGCTCTGACTTGATTAAAGTAAAACGTGTCTTGTTTCCTATGCAAGAACTTATTGATACAATGAAACAAAATGGCGACTTGATTATAGATGATAAACATTCGTTATATATACAGCACATCGATGATCACTTGATTAAACAACGTAATATCATTAGAACAGCACAAGAAATGACTAATGAGATTCGAGAGAATTTTGAGTCATACACTTCATTTAGAATGAATAATATTATGCAAGTATTAACATTAGTATCAGTTATTTTTTCACCATTAACATTCATTGCAGGAATTTATGGTATGAACTTTGTAAATATGCCAGCCTTGCGTTTACATTACGGTTACTATATTTGCTTAGCTGTAATGTTCGTCATAGCTGTTGTATTAGTAATCTTTTTCAAACGTAAAAAATGGTTTTAA